One genomic window of Nicotiana sylvestris chromosome 10, ASM39365v2, whole genome shotgun sequence includes the following:
- the LOC104230329 gene encoding transcription termination factor MTEF1, chloroplastic, translating to MLTWLQNPPKTLLPLPSLTPNPSPPFPICSISPKPTKTSLKSLHIPTHPTPTTTDTGLKFREKILYLQALKINPTKVLELNPHLRSATLDTIKTVETCLASMGIERSAIGRILDMHPQLLTSDPYIDLYPIFDFLLNDVVIPFNDIRKSIIRCPRILVCSVEDQLKPTFEFLKEFGFVGPNRITSQTTVLLVSSVELTLKPKVDYMLTLGFKRNDVVNMVLRSPGLLTFSIDKNFRPKVEYFLKEMNGDLGELKKFPQYFSFSLEGKIKPRHRLLVEHGFSLSLSEMLKVSDGEFNARLIEMRLRLLEDKQL from the coding sequence ATGCTAACATGGCTACAAAACCCTCCCAAAACCCTACTCCCCCTTCCCTCCCTCACCCCAAACCCCTCCCCTCCATTCCCCATCTGCTCCATTTCTCCAAAACCCACAAAAACCTCTCTCAAATCCCTTCACATCCCCACCCACCCTACCCCAACTACAACTGACACTGGCCTCAAATTCCGTGAAAAAATACTTTATCTTCAAGCACTCAAGATCAACCCCACAAAAGTCCTTGAACTAAACCCTCATCTTCGATCAGCAACACTCGATACAATCAAAACCGTTGAAACTTGTCTTGCGTCTATGGGCATTGAGCGCTCGGCAATTGGTCGAATACTTGATATGCATCCTCAGCTTTTAACATCCGACCCTTATATAGACCTTTACCCGATTTTTGATTTCTTATTAAACGACGTCGTTATCCCCTTTAATGACATTCGTAAATCTATTATACGTTGTCCAAGAATCCTAGTTTGTAGTGTTGAGGATCAATTGAAACCCACATTTGAATTCCTGAAGGAATTCGGGTTCGTGGGTCCCAATCGGATCACTTCTCAAACCACTGTGTTACTTGTTTCGAGTGTCGAGCTTACTTTGAAACCTAAGGTTGATTACATGTTGACTTTAGGGTTTAAACGCAACGACGTGGTGAATATGGTTTTGAGGTCACCTGGGTTGTTGACATTTAGCATTGACAAGAATTTTAGGCCTAAAGTTGAGTACTTTTTGAAGGAAATGAATGGGGATTTAGGGGAATTGAAGAAGTTTCCGCAGTACTTTTCGTTTAGTCTTGAAGGGAAGATTAAGCCTCGGCACAGGCTTTTGGTAGAGCATGGGTTTTCGCTATCCTTATCTGAGATGTTGAAGGTTAGTGATGGGGAATTCAATGCGAGATTGATTGAAATGCGATTGCGCTTATTGGAGGATAAACAATTGTAG